From a single Campylobacter concisus genomic region:
- a CDS encoding Fur family transcriptional regulator gives MQYVSLLKQSGLKVTPQRLSVLRILDRHTHPTIDELYDEILKESPSVSLATVYKNLNTLKDEGLVVEVNIVNQKARYDIYEYPHIHVVCESCGSVEDVSYDDAELGKYQEALEKKIGNIIERLNIVASVKSCKHCK, from the coding sequence ATGCAATACGTATCATTATTAAAGCAATCCGGGCTAAAAGTCACGCCACAACGCCTTAGCGTTTTAAGAATTCTTGATCGTCACACGCACCCAACGATTGATGAGCTTTATGATGAAATTTTAAAAGAGAGCCCATCAGTTTCTCTTGCGACAGTTTATAAAAATTTAAATACTTTAAAAGACGAAGGTCTCGTAGTTGAAGTAAATATCGTCAATCAAAAGGCTAGATACGACATCTACGAATATCCACATATTCATGTTGTCTGTGAAAGCTGTGGAAGCGTCGAGGACGTGAGCTACGATGATGCTGAGCTTGGCAAATATCAAGAGGCACTAGAAAAGAAGATTGGAAATATAATAGAACGTCTAAATATCGTAGCTAGCGTAAAAAGCTGTAAACACTGTAAATAA
- the dxs gene encoding 1-deoxy-D-xylulose-5-phosphate synthase codes for MNKDVKSLDVDELNALCHDIRDKILATVSKNGGHLSSNIGAVEIIVAMHKIFDVTKDPFIFDVSHQSYAHKLLTGRWESFDTLRKFNGISGYTKPSESKFDYFVAGHSSTSISLAVGAAKAIKLKNEDRIPVAVIGDGSLSGGMAYEALNELGDRKYPCVIILNDNEMSISKPIGALSKYLSQMMAGQFYQKFKGRVEKFLSYMPDSAAYMARRIEEGIRLITPGMFFEELGLEYIGPVDGHDLGALLSTFETAKNMKKPVIVHVQTLKGKGYEFAEGCYENWHGVGPFDLKSGEFIKRQSNKSATAIFSEQLLKMAREHSDIVGVTAAMPTGTGMDALIQEFPDRFWDVAIAEQHAVTSMSAMAKEGFKPFVAIYSTFMQRAYDQVIHDASILNLNITFAMDRAGIVGEDGETHQGAFDISFLNAVPNMVLFAPRCEESMKNVMEFAYAYKGVSAFRYPRGAFILRDEFEAKPLEFGKGVILADANSDIAFLGYGNGVGKANLVRNLLAGKLDVILADLVFAKPLDSELLLDLAKRTKKWYIFSDSAKKGGIGEIVSAFLQENKISNISVISFEYEDKFIPHGSTAEVEKYLGISAEQITKNLLENN; via the coding sequence ATGAATAAAGACGTTAAAAGTTTAGACGTTGATGAACTAAACGCACTTTGTCATGACATCAGGGATAAAATTTTAGCCACCGTTAGCAAAAATGGCGGTCATCTTAGCTCAAATATCGGCGCAGTTGAGATCATCGTCGCGATGCATAAAATTTTTGATGTTACAAAAGATCCATTTATTTTTGATGTGAGTCATCAAAGCTATGCACATAAGCTGCTGACTGGACGCTGGGAGAGCTTTGATACGCTTAGAAAATTTAACGGCATCAGTGGCTATACAAAGCCAAGCGAGAGTAAATTTGACTACTTTGTGGCAGGGCATAGCTCGACGTCCATATCTTTAGCAGTTGGTGCTGCAAAGGCGATAAAACTTAAAAACGAAGATCGTATCCCAGTAGCTGTCATAGGCGATGGCTCACTAAGTGGTGGCATGGCGTACGAGGCGCTAAATGAGCTAGGGGACAGAAAATATCCTTGCGTCATCATCCTAAACGACAACGAGATGAGTATAAGCAAGCCAATAGGCGCGCTTAGCAAGTATCTAAGCCAGATGATGGCAGGGCAGTTTTATCAAAAATTTAAGGGCAGGGTTGAGAAATTTCTAAGCTATATGCCAGATTCAGCTGCATATATGGCTAGACGTATCGAAGAGGGCATTAGACTCATCACTCCTGGCATGTTTTTTGAAGAGCTTGGGCTTGAGTACATTGGGCCAGTTGATGGACACGACTTAGGCGCGCTTCTTAGTACATTTGAAACTGCTAAAAATATGAAAAAGCCAGTCATTGTGCACGTGCAGACACTAAAGGGCAAAGGGTATGAATTTGCTGAGGGGTGCTACGAAAATTGGCACGGAGTTGGACCATTTGATCTAAAAAGTGGCGAATTTATCAAAAGACAGTCAAACAAGTCAGCCACGGCGATCTTTAGCGAGCAGCTTTTAAAGATGGCAAGAGAGCATAGCGACATCGTTGGCGTAACGGCCGCGATGCCAACAGGCACTGGCATGGACGCTTTGATACAAGAATTTCCAGATCGTTTTTGGGACGTGGCGATAGCCGAGCAACACGCAGTCACGTCTATGTCAGCCATGGCAAAAGAGGGCTTTAAGCCATTTGTTGCGATATACTCGACATTTATGCAAAGAGCCTACGATCAGGTCATTCACGACGCTTCTATTTTAAATTTAAACATCACCTTTGCGATGGATAGGGCTGGTATCGTAGGTGAGGACGGCGAAACGCATCAGGGTGCGTTTGATATAAGCTTTTTAAATGCTGTGCCAAATATGGTTCTTTTTGCCCCAAGATGCGAAGAGAGCATGAAAAATGTTATGGAATTTGCTTATGCTTATAAAGGCGTTAGCGCATTTAGATATCCCCGTGGGGCATTTATCTTAAGAGATGAGTTTGAAGCTAAGCCACTTGAGTTTGGCAAGGGTGTAATTTTAGCTGATGCAAATAGTGATATTGCATTTTTAGGCTACGGTAACGGCGTTGGCAAGGCAAATTTGGTCAGAAATTTACTTGCTGGCAAGCTTGATGTGATATTGGCTGATCTCGTCTTTGCAAAGCCGCTTGATAGTGAGCTTTTACTGGATCTTGCAAAACGCACTAAAAAGTGGTATATCTTTAGCGATAGTGCTAAAAAAGGCGGTATTGGCGAGATAGTAAGTGCATTTTTACAAGAAAATAAAATTTCAAATATAAGCGTCATTAGCTTTGAGTATGAAGATAAATTTATCCCACATGGTTCAACTGCTGAGGTTGAAAAATATCTTGGTATAAGTGCCGAGCAGATTACCAAAAATTTACTAGAAAATAATTAA
- the fliH gene encoding flagellar assembly protein FliH: MKSSVITSETSPAHFIENYRFKVLGVGERAADSAPVLIEENNLSEELSEQNFGQKGENFIPQASHQTQTNSQNHFASQAQSPQIQQTGEASFVEELLKKTDELSSNIIKLQMQIENQESEFAKRLEAEISRAKEDGKNEGISQANAANEARINELEARFSASAAKLEEQYIKFDEFLKKIEEELGQTAIKIAKEVIDKEISTSSNQIAHHLASSLIKELSNVKNIEIRVNPEDSEYIKEQFSKNEHVKISADDAISKGGVVIISDGGNIDATVQTRLEKLKMLVNNE, translated from the coding sequence ATGAAAAGCAGCGTAATAACCAGTGAGACTTCTCCAGCTCACTTTATAGAAAATTATAGATTTAAGGTGCTTGGAGTTGGAGAGCGAGCCGCAGATAGTGCTCCTGTATTGATAGAAGAAAATAATCTTAGTGAAGAGCTAAGCGAGCAAAATTTTGGGCAAAAGGGTGAAAATTTTATTCCTCAAGCTAGCCACCAAACGCAGACAAACTCACAAAACCACTTTGCTTCTCAGGCTCAAAGTCCACAGATACAGCAAACAGGCGAGGCGAGTTTTGTCGAAGAACTGCTTAAAAAAACAGATGAGCTAAGCAGCAACATCATCAAACTTCAAATGCAAATAGAAAATCAAGAGAGCGAATTTGCTAAACGCCTTGAGGCTGAAATTTCTCGTGCAAAAGAAGATGGTAAAAATGAGGGTATCTCCCAGGCAAATGCGGCAAATGAAGCAAGAATAAATGAGTTAGAGGCTAGATTTAGCGCTTCAGCTGCAAAACTTGAAGAGCAATATATTAAATTTGATGAGTTTTTAAAGAAGATCGAAGAAGAGCTCGGACAAACTGCTATAAAAATCGCAAAAGAAGTAATCGATAAAGAAATTTCAACCTCTTCAAATCAGATCGCTCATCATCTAGCAAGCTCTCTTATAAAAGAGCTAAGTAATGTTAAAAATATAGAAATTCGCGTAAATCCCGAAGATAGCGAATATATAAAAGAGCAATTTAGCAAAAATGAACACGTCAAAATAAGTGCTGATGATGCTATAAGTAAAGGTGGTGTGGTTATTATAAGTGATGGCGGCAATATCGATGCGACTGTGCAAACAAGGCTAGAAAAACTAAAAATGCTGGTAAATAATGAATAA
- the fliG gene encoding flagellar motor switch protein FliG, which produces MSIKLNDKQKMIYDDLSMPEKIAILLIQLGEEATALIFSHMDVDVITEISGYIATAKNIDKQVASAVLEEFYALMQSNQYMRSGGLEYAKEILYRTFGPEAAQKILDKLAKSMENSKSFGYLDKIKPQQLADFIIKEHPQTIALILAHMDSTSAAETLSFFSDELRSEVVIRMANLGDISPSVIKRVSTVLEGKLESLTSYKVEVGGPRAVAEVLNRLGQKASKSTIERIEQSDDKLATTIKELMFTFEDIINLNATAIREILKNVDKKDLMVAFKGSSDGIKDKFLSNMSQRAAEAFKEEMQYLGAVRVKDVEEAQRRIVETVQTLADQGVFQVGEADEMIE; this is translated from the coding sequence ATGTCAATAAAGCTAAATGACAAGCAAAAAATGATTTATGATGATCTATCGATGCCTGAAAAGATTGCCATTTTGCTGATTCAGCTTGGCGAAGAGGCAACTGCTCTTATATTTTCTCACATGGATGTTGATGTCATCACTGAAATTTCAGGCTATATCGCAACTGCGAAAAATATTGATAAGCAAGTCGCAAGTGCCGTACTAGAAGAATTTTACGCGCTAATGCAGTCAAATCAATATATGAGAAGTGGTGGTTTAGAGTACGCAAAAGAAATTCTTTACCGCACATTTGGTCCAGAGGCAGCTCAGAAAATTTTGGACAAGCTTGCAAAAAGCATGGAAAACTCAAAAAGCTTTGGCTATCTTGATAAGATAAAACCACAACAGCTTGCAGACTTTATCATAAAAGAGCACCCTCAAACCATCGCGCTAATACTAGCTCACATGGACTCAACAAGTGCTGCTGAAACGCTTAGCTTTTTCTCAGATGAGCTAAGAAGTGAGGTTGTCATTAGAATGGCAAATCTTGGTGATATTAGCCCATCGGTAATTAAGCGTGTTTCAACCGTGCTTGAGGGTAAGCTTGAAAGTCTTACATCGTACAAAGTCGAAGTTGGCGGTCCAAGAGCTGTGGCAGAAGTGCTTAATAGACTTGGGCAAAAAGCCAGCAAAAGCACGATTGAGCGTATTGAGCAAAGCGATGATAAGCTTGCAACAACGATTAAAGAGCTTATGTTTACCTTTGAAGATATTATCAACCTTAATGCAACTGCGATTAGAGAGATCCTTAAAAATGTCGATAAAAAAGACCTTATGGTTGCATTTAAGGGCTCAAGCGATGGCATAAAGGATAAATTTTTATCAAATATGTCTCAGCGTGCAGCAGAAGCCTTTAAAGAGGAGATGCAGTATCTTGGTGCGGTGCGTGTAAAAGATGTTGAAGAGGCTCAAAGACGCATAGTAGAGACAGTGCAAACTCTAGCTGATCAAGGTGTATTCCAGGTCGGCGAAGCAGATGAGATGATAGAATGA
- the fliF gene encoding flagellar basal-body MS-ring/collar protein FliF → MDFKALLHQISQIYQKLSLKQKIVAASSIVLVVAFLVFLTLYKSKNENFAGYSVLFENISPNDSALILDQLNKDGIKYKLANEGTILVPTSDVYKERIAVATLGIPKESKIGFEIFDKQEFGATDAEQRVKFQRALEGELARTIESLSSIQKATVRIAIPKESVFTERQALPTASIVVELKPGVSLNAKQIFGIKNLVAASVTNLSTENVKIVNQDGVALGDEDGEFDSDAIAQQIRYKREFENNYEQKIVNVLAPIVGGADKVVAKVNIDFDFDKKDTKSEVYDPNNVVRSESNIEEKRQGSAPNEVGGVPGAVSNIGPVQGLDDSTLKEQYNKSSQQTNYEISKKVTNVKGQFASINRVSAAVVIDGLYQSKKDKDGKPTGELEFAPLTKEQRESITNLIKQSIGYNQNRGDEVSLDNFEFKTGKDISTSEKMDGFVNNYVVPFMPLLKYIFAALLLYIFYKKVIVPFMQKMLEETKEEEEQVQDGLEDIEVDAEDTLEKFKAARKKVEEQLGLSGEFNEDELKYDVLLEKMRAVITERNEEIAMLLQDMVKNDSDFNMRKEI, encoded by the coding sequence ATGGATTTTAAGGCATTACTTCATCAAATAAGTCAAATTTATCAAAAGCTTTCACTAAAACAAAAGATTGTCGCAGCTAGCTCGATCGTCTTGGTCGTGGCATTTTTGGTATTTTTAACACTTTATAAAAGCAAAAATGAAAATTTTGCAGGCTACAGCGTCCTTTTTGAAAACATTAGTCCAAACGATTCAGCCTTAATACTTGATCAGCTAAACAAAGATGGAATTAAATATAAATTAGCAAACGAAGGCACTATTCTTGTGCCAACGAGCGATGTCTATAAAGAGCGTATCGCTGTTGCAACGCTTGGAATACCAAAAGAGAGCAAAATCGGCTTTGAAATTTTTGATAAGCAAGAATTTGGCGCGACTGATGCTGAGCAGAGAGTAAAATTTCAAAGAGCGCTTGAGGGCGAGCTAGCTAGAACGATCGAGAGTCTTTCTTCTATCCAAAAAGCGACTGTTCGTATCGCTATCCCTAAAGAGAGCGTTTTTACTGAGCGTCAAGCACTTCCAACAGCTTCTATCGTGGTTGAGCTAAAGCCAGGCGTTAGCCTAAACGCAAAGCAAATTTTTGGTATTAAAAACCTTGTCGCTGCCTCTGTTACAAATTTAAGCACAGAAAATGTAAAAATCGTAAATCAAGATGGCGTCGCACTTGGCGATGAAGACGGTGAGTTTGATAGTGATGCTATAGCTCAGCAGATCCGCTATAAGCGCGAGTTTGAAAATAATTACGAGCAAAAGATCGTAAATGTGCTAGCTCCTATCGTAGGCGGAGCAGATAAGGTCGTAGCAAAGGTAAATATCGACTTTGACTTTGATAAAAAAGATACAAAAAGCGAGGTTTATGACCCAAATAACGTTGTAAGAAGCGAGAGTAACATCGAAGAAAAGCGCCAAGGCTCAGCTCCAAATGAAGTGGGCGGCGTACCAGGTGCGGTTAGCAACATAGGCCCTGTTCAAGGGCTAGATGACAGCACTTTAAAAGAGCAGTACAACAAAAGCTCGCAGCAGACAAACTACGAAATTTCAAAGAAAGTAACAAATGTCAAAGGGCAGTTTGCTAGTATAAACAGAGTAAGTGCAGCTGTCGTTATAGACGGACTTTATCAGAGTAAAAAAGATAAAGACGGCAAGCCAACTGGCGAGCTTGAATTTGCCCCACTTACCAAAGAGCAAAGAGAATCAATCACAAATTTAATCAAACAATCAATCGGCTATAACCAAAATAGAGGCGATGAAGTAAGCTTAGATAACTTTGAGTTTAAAACTGGCAAAGATATAAGCACTAGCGAGAAGATGGATGGCTTTGTGAATAACTATGTAGTGCCATTTATGCCGCTATTAAAATATATTTTTGCAGCATTGTTGCTCTACATCTTCTATAAAAAAGTCATTGTGCCATTTATGCAAAAGATGCTTGAAGAGACAAAAGAAGAAGAGGAGCAAGTTCAAGATGGTCTTGAAGATATTGAGGTAGATGCTGAAGATACGCTTGAGAAATTTAAAGCTGCTCGCAAAAAGGTCGAAGAGCAACTAGGACTTAGTGGCGAGTTTAATGAAGATGAATTAAAATACGATGTTTTACTTGAGAAAATGAGAGCGGTCATCACAGAGAGAAATGAAGAGATAGCAATGCTACTTCAAGATATGGTAAAAAATGACAGCGACTTTAATATGCGTAAGGAAATTTGA
- the hisC gene encoding histidinol-phosphate transaminase, with product MKFNDFLDDLVNYEAGKPIELVVREFGIEAKDVIKLASNENPFGTSKLVEEALKEVAKKAHLYPDDSYFELKEGLAKKFGVTSKNLIIGSGSDQIIEYALHAKANKQSGVLMAGVTFAMYEIYAKQTGAKIYRTKSVEHNLSEFLEIYNAHKDEISVIFLCLPNNPLGECLDADEVFKFIKSVDENTLVVLDCAYNEFAKFKDSKKEIKPSGVVKFKNAIYLGTFSKAYALGGMRVGYGVANEEIIGALSKLRAPFNITTPSLRAAIVALGDDEFVQQTMQNNFEQMKRYEEFAKQNGIEFIPSYTNFITFKFNEPKSSQICEKMLKKGIILRDLKSYALNAVRITIGQAWQNDRVFEELKQILK from the coding sequence ATGAAGTTTAATGATTTTTTAGATGATTTAGTTAATTACGAGGCTGGAAAGCCGATTGAGCTTGTAGTTAGAGAGTTTGGCATCGAGGCGAAAGATGTGATAAAGCTAGCTAGCAACGAAAACCCTTTTGGTACGAGCAAACTCGTAGAGGAGGCGCTAAAAGAGGTTGCTAAAAAGGCACATCTCTATCCAGACGATAGCTACTTTGAGCTAAAAGAAGGACTGGCTAAGAAATTTGGCGTAACTAGCAAAAATTTAATTATCGGTTCTGGAAGTGACCAGATCATAGAATACGCACTTCACGCAAAGGCGAATAAGCAAAGTGGCGTTTTGATGGCTGGCGTGACATTTGCGATGTATGAAATTTATGCAAAACAAACCGGGGCTAAAATTTACCGCACAAAGAGTGTGGAGCATAATTTGAGTGAGTTTTTAGAAATTTATAACGCGCATAAAGATGAAATTTCTGTCATATTTCTTTGCTTGCCAAACAATCCTTTGGGTGAGTGTTTGGACGCAGATGAGGTCTTTAAATTTATAAAAAGCGTTGATGAAAATACGCTTGTTGTGCTTGATTGTGCCTACAATGAATTTGCAAAATTTAAAGATAGCAAAAAAGAGATAAAGCCAAGCGGGGTGGTAAAATTTAAAAATGCCATATATCTTGGAACATTTTCAAAGGCTTATGCGCTTGGCGGCATGCGCGTTGGATACGGCGTGGCAAATGAAGAGATCATAGGCGCTCTCTCAAAACTAAGAGCTCCGTTTAACATCACAACCCCAAGCCTAAGAGCTGCGATAGTAGCACTTGGTGATGATGAGTTTGTGCAGCAAACCATGCAAAATAACTTCGAGCAAATGAAGAGATATGAAGAATTTGCAAAGCAAAATGGCATTGAGTTTATCCCAAGCTACACAAATTTCATCACTTTTAAATTTAACGAGCCAAAATCAAGCCAGATATGCGAAAAGATGCTAAAAAAAGGTATAATTTTACGAGATCTAAAAAGCTACGCCTTAAATGCGGTGAGAATCACCATCGGACAGGCATGGCAAAATGATAGAGTTTTTGAAGAGTTAAAGCAAATTTTAAAGTAG